One stretch of Pigmentiphaga aceris DNA includes these proteins:
- a CDS encoding TetR/AcrR family transcriptional regulator codes for MNTTPQTTRDQILDYAQKLIRLRGCNGFSYRDLAEHVGVKTSSIHYYFPSKDDLLYEAVCAYSTRTLAALRAIDAKLPADVKLDRYVDFLEEMSEGEEICLCGMLAADLASVPDRVAQQIQGFVHAHEVWLSNVLIEGRAQGTLHVHGCPETAGRALFATLQGSGLVCRLFKTTSRLRDIVGAMRVQPANA; via the coding sequence ATGAACACGACCCCGCAAACGACTCGCGATCAAATTCTGGACTACGCGCAGAAGCTCATTCGCCTGCGTGGGTGCAACGGTTTCAGCTATCGCGATCTGGCCGAGCACGTAGGTGTAAAGACCTCTTCCATCCATTACTACTTCCCCAGCAAGGACGACCTGCTGTATGAGGCCGTGTGTGCCTACAGCACGCGTACGCTTGCTGCGTTGCGCGCCATCGACGCGAAGTTGCCCGCCGATGTGAAGCTCGACCGCTACGTTGATTTCTTGGAAGAAATGAGCGAAGGCGAAGAAATCTGTCTGTGCGGCATGCTGGCCGCCGACCTGGCGTCTGTGCCCGATCGCGTGGCGCAACAGATACAGGGTTTTGTGCACGCCCACGAGGTGTGGCTGAGCAATGTACTGATCGAAGGCCGTGCCCAGGGCACGCTTCACGTGCATGGCTGCCCCGAGACTGCCGGACGTGCGCTGTTTGCGACGCTTCAGGGCAGCGGTCTGGTGTGCCGCCTGTTCAAGACCACGTCACGCTTGCGCGACATTGTGGGTGCCATGCGCGTACAGCCCGCCAACGCCTGA
- a CDS encoding DUF4148 domain-containing protein, with protein sequence MNRILAALILSTAAVGAAQAGEIGYLDNPGAQTQSSVSRAQVQNELNADRANAHAFQGELNPAAGQVKSTSVKQASLDNTVLIAKGDGNTDDISTAFAFING encoded by the coding sequence ATGAACCGCATTCTCGCCGCCCTGATCCTGTCGACCGCTGCCGTTGGCGCTGCCCAAGCCGGTGAAATCGGCTACCTGGACAACCCGGGTGCCCAGACGCAAAGCAGCGTCAGCCGTGCTCAAGTCCAGAACGAATTGAACGCCGACCGTGCCAACGCCCATGCCTTCCAAGGCGAACTGAACCCAGCCGCTGGTCAGGTCAAGTCGACATCGGTCAAACAAGCCTCGCTGGACAACACCGTGCTGATCGCCAAGGGCGACGGCAACACGGATGACATCAGCACCGCATTTGCGTTCATCAACGGGTGA
- a CDS encoding DUF4148 domain-containing protein: MKALLSALVLSMAAMGAAQAGELGYPPAPQSGGALSHQQVQNELIQARAQGLTGNGELVNVANTSPASASQLSRNQVQQELNVARSQPNLSGNGELDSPVFAG, from the coding sequence ATGAAAGCCCTTCTCTCTGCATTGGTACTGTCGATGGCTGCCATGGGTGCTGCTCAGGCTGGCGAACTCGGTTATCCTCCGGCCCCGCAAAGCGGCGGCGCACTCAGCCATCAGCAGGTACAGAACGAGCTGATTCAGGCACGTGCGCAAGGTCTTACGGGTAATGGCGAACTGGTCAATGTGGCGAACACGTCGCCGGCAAGCGCTTCCCAACTGAGCCGCAATCAAGTACAGCAAGAACTGAACGTTGCACGTAGCCAGCCCAATCTGTCGGGCAATGGTGAACTGGATTCGCCGGTGTTCGCAGGATGA
- a CDS encoding DUF4148 domain-containing protein — MNRIFAALILSTAAIGAAQAGELGYRDAPTIQSVATRADVQKALDADRANVQAFQGQLDPSVTNAPAGTATRAQIAQQEKFAKVSNPAGGAFVNG, encoded by the coding sequence ATGAACCGCATTTTCGCCGCACTGATTCTTTCCACCGCTGCCATTGGCGCCGCCCAAGCAGGTGAACTGGGCTATCGCGATGCACCGACCATCCAAAGCGTGGCTACCCGTGCCGACGTACAAAAGGCCCTGGATGCCGATCGCGCGAACGTTCAAGCCTTCCAAGGCCAATTGGACCCCAGCGTGACCAACGCACCGGCCGGCACTGCTACCCGCGCCCAGATCGCTCAGCAAGAAAAGTTCGCCAAGGTGTCGAACCCCGCTGGCGGCGCATTCGTGAACGGCTGA
- a CDS encoding 4-hydroxyphenylpyruvate dioxygenase family protein, translating to MSQPFTPWDNPLGVAGFAFIEYAATDLADLDHVFTQLGFGSAGGAALGQTRRYHQADIDLLVDARPDSFGQRYAQSHGVSICGVGIRVANAQAALAHALAQGAKQVAASLAIDAPAIHGIGDTVIYLVDTAPDTTADTTDTSTSTGLRSIDHLTCQVRRGQLDSYVDFFARVFNFRERAVTAGSSDAAQIVARVLESPCGKLCITLAETNTVGNEIGQDAADEARDVREGDHIRHLALQSDDLYASVETLRARGMGFLDAPQTYYELLDSRLPGHGEDTERLAATRILVDSSLDGGVLLQIFTTTLLGGLFFELVQRKGDNGFGHGNFAALFESIELDRQRDPSSAGY from the coding sequence ATGAGCCAGCCGTTCACGCCGTGGGACAACCCCCTGGGAGTCGCCGGGTTTGCGTTTATCGAATATGCCGCGACTGATCTTGCTGACCTCGATCACGTCTTTACGCAATTGGGCTTTGGCAGCGCCGGTGGGGCTGCGCTCGGTCAGACCAGGCGCTATCACCAGGCTGACATCGATCTGCTGGTCGATGCCCGCCCGGACAGCTTTGGTCAGCGCTACGCGCAAAGCCACGGAGTGTCGATCTGCGGTGTTGGCATCCGGGTTGCCAACGCACAGGCAGCCCTGGCGCATGCCTTGGCGCAAGGGGCCAAGCAGGTAGCAGCGTCGCTGGCTATCGATGCCCCGGCGATCCACGGGATTGGCGACACGGTAATCTATCTGGTGGATACAGCTCCGGATACGACAGCGGATACCACCGACACCTCGACAAGCACCGGCCTGCGCAGCATCGACCACTTGACCTGCCAGGTACGCCGCGGGCAACTGGACAGCTACGTCGATTTCTTTGCGCGGGTGTTCAACTTCCGCGAACGCGCGGTCACCGCCGGGTCGTCCGATGCAGCGCAGATCGTGGCGCGCGTGCTGGAATCGCCCTGCGGCAAGCTGTGCATCACGCTTGCAGAGACCAATACGGTCGGCAATGAAATCGGCCAGGATGCCGCTGACGAAGCCCGGGATGTGCGCGAAGGCGATCACATCCGCCATCTGGCCTTGCAAAGCGATGACCTGTACGCAAGCGTAGAAACACTGCGCGCGCGCGGCATGGGCTTTCTCGATGCGCCGCAGACCTACTACGAACTGCTGGACAGCCGCCTGCCGGGCCACGGCGAGGATACGGAACGCCTGGCAGCAACCCGCATTTTGGTCGACAGCTCGCTTGATGGCGGCGTGCTGCTGCAGATTTTCACCACCACCTTGCTTGGCGGCCTGTTCTTCGAACTGGTTCAGCGCAAGGGCGATAACGGCTTTGGACACGGCAATTTCGCCGCGCTGTTTGAATCCATCGAACTGGATCGTCAGCGCGATCCGAGTTCGGCGGGGTATTGA